The Phaeodactylum tricornutum CCAP 1055/1 chromosome 6, whole genome shotgun sequence region GATGCGATCATGAACCGATGTGTGATCTGATTCACTCTCCATTACACCAAAACTATCCCATTCGCCGTACTTTTTTACCCATGGTATTGCGGCGACTCTTCCATGCAGATCAATCTCTAACTCTTTCAACCTCATTACGACTCCAACTACACGTCCTGCGATTGTCTGCTCTTCCGCGGGGGTCATCGCCATACCGTCAGAGGTGCTCGTGTGTTGGCGTTTTGCCACTGCTTCAGCGGCAATCCTTCCCGCGGTTAATGCGACCTGCAAAGGTTCTACCGACTCCGACACCACAATCGGCAGGTTTTCTTGTCTCTGCGATCGAAGTCTCAGTGCTTCGGCTACGGCGTTGATGGTGACTGGATGCAGCGACGGTCGTATTCCTGTGGATTCTCGAAAAGGGTCGCCCTTCAAATCCTTGAGAGGACTGCAAGGATATCGCTCGGTCGGCTTCAAAGTGAAGCTATCCGCCGGCTGAAAGAGCAACGTGAGCACACAAGCAAACAGGAAATGACACATGGAGTTTATGAGTGTACTGTGCCTAAAGATCAAGAGATGATGTGAAATGAAAATGTTGCTTTACTGTCAAAATATGTCCATCCACAAACGTATAGACGACTCAGGGTTCAAATAGGGTTACACATTTTCTGTGTCTTATCAACACATATAGCGTACGGTGATACTCACAGACAGCGTCATatcctgacagtgagatgcCAGACTACCTACCCGTCTTTCAGTCAGTTTCAAAACTATACAATTTCATATCATTCACtgtctaacagtaaatcaaTTTTCGCCATTTCTCCTACCGAGGCAGAAACGCCTGCTGCCATTCATACATTTCTGACAGATGTTCACCGGTGGGACGCCGGAGCGGAGGAGTAAGGAAGACGGTCGTGTCACTTTCGTGCACGGGCTGATAAACGATGTCCTTTCCCAGCGAAAGTTTCTCAGAGTCAGGTCTTTCCGATGATTCCTTCTTTAGACCTTGCTGCAAAATTCCAAGCTCTACACTCATCTGTGGTGGTGAATCATAACCAGGCAAAGGCTGTCCTAAATGTCGAGTTTTTCTCTTTGTTCTACCTCTTGAAGTCTTTGTATCCGCCGACTGTTGGTTTTTTACAGCATCTTCGGCAGCAAACCGCAGGATTTCTGGAGTTGCGTTTTCCGCCTCAACATGAAGGTCTGAAACAGTAGCAGGGCCCATTGGTTTGGCTTTAAACGGATGGAGCAGAAAACAATGCTTGGCGCTGTGCCCCTCCTGGTCACAGAGTTGACAAATCACTTCTATGTTGACGTGCACTCCTCCAGTTCTTGAGGTTGTACATAGATCAGATTCGTTTGGCATTTGATTAAGCTGGAAAAATCTTTTGCCCTTGGGGCGCCTCATCAAGGCTGTTCGTGCTTCGCCGGCGGGGGTAATTTGCAAAAGATCGTCGGTCGATGGCTCACGGGATGGTTTAGTTTTTCCCGATTCAGATAGTTTGGAGCCCATTCTATCGGACACGGGCAATGTCAAATCACTTTCTCGAAAACTGGTAAGATGAGGAGTGCTTGGCAATTTTTTGAAGGAGTCGTACCCGGAATTGACGCTTACTTGTCGACGCGCATCAGACTGGTTTTGGTGTTGTCTTCTTTGCGTTAGCGACCGTGGCTTTGATGGAAATAGCTGACTCGGTTTTGTAGATAACTCCTCATTTCCCAAGATTATCGCAGCAAATGACTTCTCTTTCCTAGCTCGAATTGATGAGCTCTTTCTCAAATGAGGTCGACGACTGGTACTAGTCTGAGGAGGACATTTCTTGCGCGATTCAGAATTCGGGTTGGCGTGGGCTGCTTCTGTGTTCTTCTCATCTTCTGCAGGTCCTTGTTGCTTTGGAGCTAGATTCCGAGTCCAATTTATTGAAAGAGCTTTCTTCAACATTTTCCGCATCTTGGTTTCTGGAATGGGTTTGTTATGGTCAGAGAAGGCCGTGACCGGTGCAACAGTCGAGTATCTCGATTCTCTTTCCATACAATCTTTGGTTGAACCTTCGTTACCAACACATTGGAAAAACGAGTCCCCTAAGTCTGTGCCTTCTTCCCCGACGTCACTTGTTTCGATCAAAATCGCAGGCATTGCCAAAGCTGTAGACTTAGGCAAGCCGCTGTCTCCTTGCAGATGGCTGGGCCGGTCGAGCATTGTTTTAAAAGCGTTGCGAACATCACctttgctttgttttccaatCGAGTTTTGTTGTTCGCCAGTCCCATATGTGCCTCTCGTACTTCGAAGCTTTGCCTTCATTACACAATCGctactttttgtttgtttcgaCACCACGGACCTACAGGAAGAAGATCGCTGAAATGATTTCTCCTTTGGGATCAGATTAGTAGCGCTTTGACTGTGTGCATACATATTCATTCGAAGAAAAGAGCGGCGTGATGTCGTGGTTTTGTTCCCAACCAGGCTGCCCTCATAGTCGGGTGGCCTTGTGACCGGGCGTTTCTCCGTTTCTCGTTGACAGGAAAAACCTTGTTCACTGATACCGATTCTGTTTACCTCTGAAGAAGGCTCGATTCGTTTGGATCTCTGAACGGTGAATGCTCCTTTCTGTTTCACTAAAGCATTCGACTGTGACGACAACGAGCGAACCGATAACGATTTTCTAAACATCGAAGGCCGAGCCGCGCTGCTCTTGGTCGTAGTTTCCATTGTCTGGTTCCCTCCCGGGAAGGAGGACAAATTGCTTGGAGTAAGTGTCATCATCTTACCAATAGGAAAATGGATGTTCACGACTGCATTCAAAAGAACGCACtacattgacagtgaatggacTCTGAACAATGTGGTAGCGATCGGTGACATGGTCTTGTCCGGGATCACGGGAAGAGGGGAAAGCCCGCTCGAAATCACCATCAATTATGCTGCAAAATAATTAATGAACATGAATTAATACATAAAGGTTTTTCTCGGTAGCTAAAAATCTTCAACGGATAGGCCATCCACTTTTCATGTCGGTCCTTATTGATTACTGCAAAGTTCAAACAAGCGGCAAAATTCCGCTTTGCTTTTTCATACCAAGCCTGGAGAAGACGAGTGGAGACGATTTTATTGCCTTCGCTGAAGGGATGGGGAAAAGTGGAAAACTTCta contains the following coding sequences:
- a CDS encoding predicted protein; translation: MCHFLFACVLTLLFQPADSFTLKPTERYPCSPLKDLKGDPFRESTGIRPSLHPVTINAVAEALRLRSQRQENLPIVVSESVEPLQVALTAGRIAAEAVAKRQHTSTSDGMAMTPAEEQTIAGRVVGVVMRLKELEIDLHGRVAAIPWVKKYGEWDSFGVMESESDHTSVHDRISKDPLFTMSRAECLLALFLHTVEVPQLEKQGLAVPDKSQIDFLDQDRKDVLLSSR
- a CDS encoding predicted protein codes for the protein MMTLTPSNLSSFPGGNQTMETTTKSSAARPSMFRKSLSVRSLSSQSNALVKQKGAFTVQRSKRIEPSSEVNRIGISEQGFSCQRETEKRPVTRPPDYEGSLVGNKTTTSRRSFLRMNMYAHSQSATNLIPKEKSFQRSSSCRSVVSKQTKSSDCVMKAKLRSTRGTYGTGEQQNSIGKQSKGDVRNAFKTMLDRPSHLQGDSGLPKSTALAMPAILIETSDVGEEGTDLGDSFFQCVGNEGSTKDCMERESRYSTVAPVTAFSDHNKPIPETKMRKMLKKALSINWTRNLAPKQQGPAEDEKNTEAAHANPNSESRKKCPPQTSTSRRPHLRKSSSIRARKEKSFAAIILGNEELSTKPSQLFPSKPRSLTQRRQHQNQSDARRQVSVNSGYDSFKKLPSTPHLTSFRESDLTLPVSDRMGSKLSESGKTKPSREPSTDDLLQITPAGEARTALMRRPKGKRFFQLNQMPNESDLCTTSRTGGVHVNIEVICQLCDQEGHSAKHCFLLHPFKAKPMGPATVSDLHVEAENATPEILRFAAEDAVKNQQSADTKTSRGRTKRKTRHLGQPLPGYDSPPQMSVELGILQQGLKKESSERPDSEKLSLGKDIVYQPVHESDTTVFLTPPLRRPTGEHLSEMYEWQQAFLPR